Proteins encoded by one window of Pseudonocardia alni:
- a CDS encoding type I restriction endonuclease subunit R: MSESSAVRYEPISVSSESTVVAEFMPDTAREPAYQSEADLEREFIKLLQDQAYDYLPITTEAQLIANLRTQLELLNRITFSENEWKQFFSEKIAGTNEGIVEKTVRIQEDHVQILKRDDGTTKNISLLDKKHIHNNRLQVINQYEVGRGEGGSRRSNRYDVTVLVNGLPLVHIELKRRGVDIREAFNQIDRYQRDSFWASSGLFEYVQLFVISNGTLTKYYSNTTRREHLSEQASAKKTKKTSNSFEFTSWWADGQNRPIQELTGFTKTFFAKHSLLNVLTRYCVLTADRLLLVMRPYQIVATERVIQRIEIATNYKQLGSLAAGGYVWHTTGSGKTLTSFKTAQLASRLQSVDKVLFVVDRKDLDYQTMREYDRFERGAANSNTSTAVLKKQLEDPSAKIIITTIQKLATFINANKGHAIYDGHVVLIFDECHRSQFGDMHAAITKSFKRYNIFGFTGTPIFAVNSGTGGNPNLRTTPQAFGCYQHGDPVVCPREDHQMAIHTYTIVDAINDKNVLPFRIDYVNTIKLPEGLSDKQVSAIDTERALLAPERLTQVVGYTLEHFDQKTKRTQSYNYSVVANVADVVGSRNKVAELKQASRVKGFNAIFATASIDAAKRYYLEFKKQQAELTPDRRLKVATIFSYAANEDVGDDYLDEEGFETSALDQSSRDFLDDAIADYNALFGTSYDTSADKFQNYYKDLSLRLKNRELDMVIVVNMFLTGFDATTMNTLFVDKRLVNHGLIQAYSRTNRILNSVKTYGNIVSF; encoded by the coding sequence GTGAGCGAGTCTTCTGCCGTCCGCTACGAGCCGATCTCCGTCTCCTCCGAGAGCACGGTCGTCGCAGAGTTCATGCCAGACACGGCGCGCGAACCGGCATATCAGTCCGAGGCCGACCTCGAACGCGAGTTCATCAAGCTCCTACAGGACCAGGCGTATGACTACCTGCCTATCACGACCGAGGCGCAGCTCATCGCCAACCTGCGCACCCAACTCGAGCTGCTGAACCGGATTACGTTCTCAGAGAACGAGTGGAAGCAGTTCTTTTCCGAGAAGATCGCCGGAACCAACGAGGGCATCGTGGAAAAAACGGTGCGTATCCAGGAGGACCACGTCCAGATCCTGAAGCGTGACGATGGCACCACCAAGAACATCTCGTTGCTCGACAAGAAGCACATCCACAACAACCGCCTCCAGGTCATCAACCAGTACGAGGTCGGCCGGGGCGAGGGCGGCTCACGGCGCTCGAACCGCTACGACGTGACCGTGCTCGTCAACGGCCTGCCACTGGTGCACATCGAGCTCAAGCGGCGAGGCGTCGACATCCGTGAGGCGTTCAACCAGATCGACCGCTATCAGCGTGACAGTTTCTGGGCCAGCTCAGGCCTGTTCGAGTACGTGCAGCTCTTCGTGATCAGTAACGGCACGCTGACCAAATACTACTCTAACACCACTCGCCGTGAGCACCTGTCGGAGCAGGCCTCAGCCAAGAAGACCAAGAAGACGTCCAACTCCTTCGAGTTCACCTCGTGGTGGGCTGACGGCCAGAACCGGCCGATCCAGGAGCTGACTGGGTTCACCAAGACGTTCTTCGCCAAGCACTCCTTGCTCAACGTGTTGACGCGCTACTGCGTGCTGACCGCCGACCGGCTGCTCCTGGTGATGCGGCCGTATCAGATCGTTGCAACCGAGCGAGTCATCCAGCGCATCGAGATCGCCACCAACTACAAGCAGCTCGGCTCCCTCGCCGCGGGTGGCTACGTCTGGCACACCACCGGCTCCGGCAAGACGCTGACCTCCTTCAAGACGGCGCAGCTCGCCTCGCGGTTGCAGAGCGTCGACAAGGTGTTGTTCGTGGTTGACCGCAAGGACCTCGACTACCAGACCATGCGCGAGTACGACCGTTTCGAGAGGGGCGCCGCCAACTCCAATACGTCGACAGCGGTTCTGAAGAAGCAGCTCGAAGACCCGAGCGCCAAGATCATCATCACGACGATCCAGAAGCTCGCGACATTCATCAACGCCAACAAAGGCCACGCAATATACGATGGGCACGTCGTCCTGATTTTCGACGAGTGCCACCGCTCCCAGTTCGGCGACATGCACGCCGCGATCACCAAGTCGTTCAAGCGCTACAACATCTTCGGCTTCACCGGCACGCCGATCTTCGCAGTCAACTCCGGTACGGGCGGCAACCCGAACCTGCGGACAACTCCTCAGGCGTTCGGCTGCTACCAGCACGGCGACCCGGTGGTCTGTCCGCGGGAAGACCACCAGATGGCCATCCACACCTACACGATCGTGGATGCCATCAACGACAAGAACGTACTGCCGTTCCGGATCGACTATGTCAACACAATCAAGCTGCCTGAGGGACTCTCCGACAAGCAGGTCAGCGCCATCGACACCGAGCGGGCCTTGCTCGCGCCCGAGCGTCTGACCCAGGTCGTTGGCTACACGCTGGAGCACTTCGACCAGAAGACCAAGCGCACACAGAGCTACAACTACTCGGTCGTCGCGAACGTCGCTGACGTGGTTGGCAGCCGGAACAAGGTCGCGGAGCTAAAGCAGGCCAGCCGAGTCAAGGGCTTCAACGCCATCTTCGCCACTGCCTCGATCGACGCAGCTAAGCGGTACTACCTGGAGTTCAAGAAGCAGCAGGCCGAACTCACACCCGACCGGCGGCTCAAGGTCGCCACGATCTTCTCCTACGCCGCCAACGAGGACGTCGGCGACGACTACCTCGACGAAGAAGGCTTCGAGACCAGCGCGCTGGATCAGTCCTCGCGGGACTTCCTCGACGACGCCATCGCGGACTACAACGCCCTCTTCGGGACCAGCTACGACACCAGCGCCGACAAGTTCCAGAACTACTACAAGGACCTGTCCCTGCGGCTGAAGAACCGCGAACTCGACATGGTCATCGTCGTCAATATGTTCCTGACCGGCTTCGATGCCACTACAATGAACACGCTGTTCGTCGACAAGCGCTTGGTCAACCACGGCCTCATACAGGCGTACTCGCGCACCAACCGGATTTTGAACTCGGTCAAGACCTACGGCAATATCGTCTCCTTCTGA
- a CDS encoding type I restriction endonuclease subunit R, EcoR124 family, whose product MLLKPYTENYAEYTEKANELLAKFPLGQPIIGEAAQKEFIGLLGAILRLQNILTSFDDFAGNEILTERQMQDYRSIYLNLYAEFRKEDRGEKESINDDVVFEIELIKQVEINVDYILMLVGKWREIRGNGKDKEMSALADIQRSVDSSPTLRNKKDLVMDFVDRVSASGEIDEEWRAFVSVQRIAELEAIIAEERLKPDETRTFIEHAFRDGSIPTTGTAITKILPPGSRFTAGGGHGEKKQHVLARLGEFFERFFGLSAGSE is encoded by the coding sequence GTGCTGCTCAAGCCCTACACCGAAAACTACGCCGAGTACACCGAGAAGGCCAACGAGCTGCTGGCCAAGTTCCCCCTCGGTCAGCCGATCATCGGGGAAGCGGCACAGAAGGAGTTCATCGGCCTGCTCGGCGCGATCCTGCGGCTGCAGAACATCCTGACTTCGTTCGATGACTTCGCCGGCAACGAGATCCTCACCGAACGCCAGATGCAGGACTACCGAAGTATCTACCTGAACCTCTACGCCGAGTTCCGTAAGGAAGACCGGGGCGAGAAAGAGTCGATCAACGACGATGTCGTCTTCGAGATTGAGCTGATCAAGCAGGTCGAGATCAACGTCGACTACATCCTCATGCTGGTCGGCAAGTGGCGCGAGATCCGCGGTAACGGCAAGGACAAGGAGATGTCCGCGCTCGCCGACATCCAACGGTCTGTCGACTCCAGCCCGACGCTGCGCAACAAGAAGGACCTCGTCATGGACTTCGTCGACCGCGTATCCGCGTCCGGCGAGATCGACGAGGAATGGCGTGCCTTCGTCTCGGTCCAGAGGATAGCCGAACTCGAAGCGATCATTGCCGAGGAGAGACTCAAGCCCGACGAGACGCGGACCTTCATCGAGCACGCCTTCCGAGATGGCTCGATCCCGACGACCGGTACGGCGATTACCAAGATCCTTCCGCCCGGATCACGGTTCACAGCCGGTGGCGGTCACGGCGAGAAGAAGCAACACGTCCTTGCGCGTCTCGGGGAGTTCTTCGAGCGATTCTTCGGGCTGAGTGCTGGAAGTGAGTGA
- a CDS encoding GIY-YIG nuclease family protein — MSPAPPPIEAVIDALIDKPVRTEHVRTLAPPAPGLYAWWAPPAILPDLPGLPHPAVPDLRLLYVGLATKLRSRLASNHLRRSGSSTLRRTLAGLLLDEQEYRTCWTDRVVLVEEDEARLTEWIDGNLSVSWCEHPTPRDVEADVIRALHPPLNVNHASGPAAQIVKAARRRYYDSAGPRPSDG, encoded by the coding sequence GTGTCGCCTGCTCCCCCACCGATCGAGGCCGTCATCGACGCGCTGATCGACAAGCCGGTCCGCACCGAGCACGTCCGCACTCTGGCGCCACCGGCTCCGGGCCTCTACGCCTGGTGGGCGCCTCCGGCCATCCTGCCCGACCTGCCGGGCCTACCCCACCCCGCGGTGCCGGACCTACGGCTCCTCTACGTCGGCCTCGCCACAAAGCTCCGCTCCCGGCTCGCATCGAACCACCTTCGCCGGAGCGGCAGCTCCACCCTGCGACGCACACTCGCCGGCCTGTTACTCGATGAACAGGAATACCGGACCTGTTGGACCGATCGCGTCGTCCTTGTCGAAGAGGACGAAGCCCGGCTCACCGAGTGGATCGACGGGAACCTGAGCGTCTCGTGGTGCGAACATCCAACCCCGCGCGACGTTGAAGCCGATGTCATCCGGGCCTTACACCCGCCTCTCAACGTAAACCACGCCTCAGGCCCCGCCGCCCAGATCGTCAAGGCAGCTCGACGTCGCTACTACGACAGCGCCGGACCACGCCCGTCCGATGGATAG